TCCTTATtgcaaaaagaataaatttgGGGATCAAAAGCAGTCAAGTGGGTGAAGAGGGATGTGAAGCCACCATTTGGAGGAGTTACAAAACCTGCGAAGGCTCTTTAGCCTAGGCCTGTTGTCACACCACAGGAGTAAATGGACTGATAGTAAAGTCACTTATCGAGTGTGTGCAATCTGTGTCTTCCAACAGCAGCTTCCTCGAGTACTGCTCGCTCAGCGCTGTTCTGGTGCCTCCCCGAAATGCTTGCTCCGCTTCTCCCTTACACAGCAGAGAGACCAGCATCGCAAGGATGACTAGGTCTTGCTCTTTGTGTGGCAGTATTGCAGAGATGCCTAGATGAATTTCCGTGTGCTTGTAAACTCTATTTTATATTGGAAAGGTGCAAAGCAAATGCAGGgaggtgaaataaaaaaattactcctAAACTGAAAAAATGACTCATCGGACAAAAATCATTCCTAACCAGCAAGGgatttttccccattaaaataCACTTCAAGAAAGTCAAAATAGGTTATTAGAGACAAActaaatggaacagaaaaattcTCCAGTTCAGATTTCCATCCAAGTCTGATTACAAGCATGACATTTGGCAGCTATGGTTGTCTGCCTCTCAGGTAGCCATTGTTAGCCTCTTGTCTTCATCAGGAGATGGGAGAAGTTGCCCTCAGCTTCACCCTTTATTTGCTAAAGGTAAGGTTTCACCTTTGTCTGCTGTCCTATTGACATTATAAGCTCTGCAGCTGCGCATTTTAGAGCTGCTTGAGGTTTTAGATGGCTAATGAGAAAAGATTTCCAAATCCTTTCCATGAAAACTCTGACCTCATTCTTTTTCTGTGCAGTGTTTAATTCAAGCTGAAATTTACTCACAAAAGCTGGGTTTAGACATCTTTTGAAGGAACTGCTATAGAATGAAAAGGTTTTGCCACCACTTAAATATTGTATCCCAGTGTTAGTCTGTTTTGCTTGAGAACTCTTGCTTTGTTTCAGGAACAGATGCAATGCTTCTTGAAGATTATAGTTCAGATGGCCCTCATGCCCCACACTGCATCTGTCCGCCTCGAAGGAGGAGTTCAGTGACGTTTGAAGATGAAGTAGAGCAAATTAAAGGTGGGTTTAGGGGTAAGTATGGAAATGCTCAGAACCAACTACATTGCCTGCTCAGGAAGCCTCCCAGGACCTTCAGAATTGCCTTAAAACATATCTGACCACTGTTCACCTTGACATACCTGACCATTCATGCAGGTGCATCAGAAAGTAAGATCAGGTCTTTCTTCCAGTTCTCAAGTAGCAACAGACAAGGACAAGAGTCAGAAGCTGGGATTCCCTGCATACACAGCAGTGTCCTCTCTGCAACTCCACTCATCTGGTGGCTGTTgcagtctgttttctgtttctcaagGGAACTTTGACTCCATTATCCCAGTGTTTCTCGTTTGCTGCCTCCTCTCAATTTTGTCATTCACAGACTTGAAATTCTTCCATTTACAGACTTTAATGGTTTGAATACAATTTCATTCTGTTTCACgtactttttttaatttaacttttatttaatttactttactgAGTATGTTTCTCAGCAAATATGGGTGAAAATAGATGAAccacatgcactttttttttcagtcaactcACTTGTTGGTTCTGTGCTAGCAAAGTGTAAAATATGgcaaagttaatttaatttaagctGATATTTACAATAATACGGACTAGAAGACTTGATAATAACAACTGAATTTATAAAACAATAAATGATTGTTTACAATCATGTGGACAGTAAAAAAATGAGCAGAATGCCTTTAAGAATCAAGTAATAATAAAACCTGACTGATTTTTATGATTCTGAAATAATGAGAAGACACTTGCCCTTATCCCAGCATGAGCTGATTACTTCCTTGGACAAATATATTACCATACATTTCCCATTATCTTTCGGAGTGATTATGTAGGGGCAGGCATTTTTTTATGCAGTTCAGTGAAAGAGGGAGGTCTTAGTGCAAAAGTTCCCCACAGGTTTAGCAATTCTCCCTGGTATGTCTCAGGGTTTTCAGGAtctctgaaattttaaattatttcagcagCTTCATTGAAGGATTACATTTAGGATGAACACCTGTGTTGCCCAACATGTTGGTGGGTAGAGAGATATATAAATGCTACAAAAGCAACTACATCAACGCTGAAGAGCAGGTGTATCCAAGGTAATAAAAGGTTAGGGAGAAATACTACTGTCTGCAACTGCAGTCTTCAACCTCTCCTAGCATGGAGAGCTCTGCAACTTCCCCACTGGAAGTGGAAGTAGGTCCCCACAGTGTGGCTGGAACCAATTTAAGCCTAAGGACAGCAGATGGCTGATTTAATCACTACTTGGAAGAAGCCCTTGGAATTTGGGAACTGTTAATCCATAACACAAAGTCTGGTGTCTGCTGGGCTTCAAACATGTTATAAAATAGCTCTTAAACAGCACTGTTCGTGTCGATGAAGTGCGAGATCTTAGTCCAAATGCACTGAGAATCCCTGTAAGGCTGTAAGTTGTGCTTACAGCAGAGGAAGTAAAGGTTCTGTTCCTGTATTCTGTGTGAATTCTTGCCTGATGCCAGACAATTCCCACTGTCCCTAATCCTGGACTCTAGGTCGTAGGCAGAAACCATGCTGTTGACTTCAACCGGGTACAAATTCAGACCAATAAAATCCTGTGTGCGTAGGTTCAGATTCAGAAAATCATTCAACATACATTTAATTCAATGTTAAGCATACATGTATAAGCACTTTGCTTCATTAGAtcgtatttttttctcttgaagtggATATAATCTTTCTCTGCTTGACCTATCGAGGTCACTCTGAAGCTTTGtgttcatagaatggtttaggaaTCCTGGGTATCATTGGTAAATGCGCTCTGTAAGATAGTTATTTTGCAGAGGGCATGATCATACCTTTACAAAAGGATCGATATTAGTCTTCAAGCATTTGCGCAGCCATGCTGATCAACTGTTAATTTTCTGatatgttgccttttttttttccccaccccccccagaaGCTGCAAAGAATTCTGTTCTTCATGTAAAAGCCGAAGTCCATAAATCTCTGGACAGTTATGCATCCAGTTTAGCAAGAGCTATTGAAGCTGATGTGAAAATCAGTTTGTTTGGGGAGGATGCTTTACCAGGAGCTCTGTTCCCTGTGCGGACTCTTCCAGGAAGCAGTGTGAACGCACGCCGTGCTAGCAGGCCCCATGCTAGCCAAAGACTTCAGTTGCAGAGCATCGATGAAGGGAGTATTTGACAGGAGCAGTGTagtaagaaaacagaatgaaaccaCTAAGGGGGACCTATGACAGCTGTTATTGTTTTCACAGAACCAGGATACCTTGCCGggatgttttcagtgttttttcaacATTTGAAAACCAGCTGAATTCTGGTACTTAATCAGCATTTTACAGCAGCATTTGTTTACTGGTTAGGGTGCTATTGACTCTTTTGTGCCATGTCTTAAATCTATCATACAGTGCATAGGAATGCAGGGTTTGGTTTCATCGACCAGATCATTAGTCTGTCGAATCTTGGGTTCATTATTGGCCAAAGCCAATagaggaatgaaaaaggaaaattattgcaTTGATCTTTGTCTGACCACCAGAATAATCAGTTTATACTTGATAGCTGGAGTGCTCTAATAGGAGCTTGTGCATTGGATACTACATACAGCCTTACTGTCACAGACTCCCAAATGATGGAGCATGGACTTCACTAAGGGACAAAACCTGAACTTTTCAGAGAGCTCATGCAGATTATGGTCCTACTTACCCTTGCTAGTGGATATTTCTGGCTGTTCAGTCATCAGAATGCTAGATGTGaaactgcattgtgcattgctTCTGCGTTACGACACACCAGCTTCTCTAGGTGTAATGGGTGGAAGCAGACCTGTGCGGGAAATATCAGACAGATGGTATTTGAGGAAATCATCAATGCATAGTTCTTAGTTTCTCTGAGAACTTCAATTCAATTCACTTCCCCGGCTTTGCTTTTACTGAAAGGGTAATCTTGACAGAATATAAATAAGGTATTACCACTTTATTTTGAGGATTCATCCTTTCTAGAGAGAGAGAGGTTCTGAGTTTTTgggttgctggttttttttaattgtgagggAATGTAGTATTTAAGCAATAGTTACCTCAGTGCATATATTTCTTGGAGTATTAATTCATTAATCTCTAAAATAAGAACGTTTGGCACTTACATTGCACTTTGCATATTCTTAAGCACTGTACAGACATTACCTTGTTAGGCCTTTGTGAGAGGGTTGGTCAGCCCTGCTTGCCAAAGAAGGGGAACTCGGCAACAGTCAAGCTGCTGGCAATGAAACAAGCTGCAAAGGTGGAAAGGTTTGTTACAAAAAGAGGGATGAAGTGGATCATAGGAGAATGCCTGGCTTGAGGAACCTTTCTGTGCCTTCCCGGGCTGTCCCCTTCCTTACTTTGTGGGGGTTACAGCCCTGCCTTACTGCTTATTTCAAAGAGAGGGAGACATGAGTAGGATGATTTCTTGGAGGTGGGTGTCAGTAGCAAATGGACTTAAGGACCAAGGATTTGCATTTGTTTACTCTGTGTCTGCTCCCCCCACCTTTCCCCAGAAGTGGTTTATATGAGTTTTTGCAGTAGATTGTTTGGAAATCAGGGCAGGATGTTTCCATCAGGGCAAAAACTGGGTGTACACTTGTTAAATTATGGCTGTGTGCAACTTATTCGGAGGCACAAAAGCAAACTCTTTTGGAGGCAGAGCCTCAGTCCAGTACTGTATTTAGACATCCTATTTGTCTGTGATCCCAACTCAGAAATATATTTCAGCGCAAGCTTATGTCCATCTCTGGACAAAGCAGCTTGACTTTATGAACTAGACTGAATCCCATTACATTCCCATGTAAGATTTAACTGCATGCTTAAAATTCAGTACATGGTTTGCTGATTAAGAACAGGCTGTTAAAGCAAGAACACTTAAGGACCAGTAAAATGGCTCTTTGCGTAACACGGGAATGAAACGACTAATAATAGTGAGGTCCTCACTCCTGTATTTTTTGCTTCTACTGTGTTAGATAAATTGGCACCCTTGggcactcattaaaaaaaaaaataaatcccagtaTTTGCCAGGAGAAATGCCCTGCACTGAGGTCATAATTGCTATCATTAGCATTACAATCACAGTTGCTTGTAGTACTCGGCACTCCTTAAGGTATACGCTTGCCTCAGGTGGCTTGAAGTATTCTATCTGCACCCCTTTTATTTCATATTCCTGCTTCAAAACACGCTGAGCAAAGTTGTTGCAGAATGTGAAAAGGGCACGCGTGAGTATGAATGCAttgtggggggcttggggggctgaaGTCGGTGCTAGCCAAAAACGGCGTCAATTTAGGAGGACAAATTCCAAGGCACATGTGAAAGCACAAAATTGTTAGTATTGTATAAAAAGCACGTTTTTCACGCAGGCACTGAGCCAAATTCAGCCTTCAGGCAGGTCAGTGGAGTTGCATCAGTTTACGCCCTGACTGAATTTGGCTGTCAGTGTTAATTTCACTAATCTGTTATTTAGTGTAAATGTTGTTAATATTTTTGCTAAACACATTATAACCTTTCCCTAATTCTGTTATTACCAGAGTCATTATCTCACTTGAACTGTCATTAACAAAAGCAGTAATTAAGAAATGCACACATTTTGTAAAACTGTATTCCCCATcttaaatacaaaaggaaaaaaaaactatttccaGCTTCCAATGGTCCGTGGTGTTTGTTTATACTACTGTTATTTcaacttaaatttatttttaaatattttgcttttaaaagtataCTGAACTTAGTGGATGAACCTGGCAGCAGTGGCACCTGGAACCGCTTCCGCAGGACGGGTCCGCACCCCGGGTGAAGCGCCGGTCTCTCGCCGCAGGGCTGGTTCCAGCGCAGGGCCGTACCAGCTATACGGGACGGCGGGCGCGGGGGCTCACTGCTCCATCAAAGAGGCGTTCAATGTAGTAAAAATCAACCAGAACGACCTTCGGGCGCTGCGCGGCCCGACGCAGCCGCCCGAGGCGGGGAGGGGTGCCGAGGGACCCCGCAGCTGCGCCCTGTGCGCATCGCGGGGCGCCTCACGTCCCCCCCggcggcccggcgccgccgcccccgccaaGGCTACGCCCCCTCCTCCATGACCACGCCCACTTGAGGGGCCGGACGCCCTTCCGTGGCGTGCGCCCGCCAATGGCAGCGCGCCTTCCTCTTCCGGCGTTGGAAATCAGAACCTGCGCGGAGCTGGGCGTGGGGGAGCGAAGGGGGCGGGGAACAGTGAAGTCACAGAGCAGCGGCGATTGGCTCTACCGCACCCTTGCCCCGTTCTGATTGGATAGTCTGCAGGCGCGGGGTAGGATTGGCTGATTTCAAAACTGGGCGTGGCGGTTCTTGCCCGGCGATGGAGGCTGTGTCGTGCGCGGAGCACGGTgagaggaggcggcggtggcgggggggtcccggtcccggtcccggtcccggtcccggtcccggtcccggtcccggtcccggtcccggtcccggtcccacCAGCTTCCCTCTTCTCCGCCCTGCAGGGTCCCTCTGCTTCCTGAAGACGGGCGTCCGCGATGGCCCCAACAAGGGGAAGAGCTTCTACGTATGCGGAGCGCAGGGCCCGGCGGCCTGCGGCTTCGTCCTCCCGGCGCCGTAGGTGCAGGGCGGGAGGGCCTCCCCGCTGgcgtggggatgtggggggcgGGACACACGGCCGTTTTGAGGGAAATTCAGTGCTATGTCAGCAGgaataaacttttattttcttagccACGTAGTCTTTGAGAAGAATCTCCAAGTATTTTGTCCCAAGTAATTGTTTTTGCCGTTGCtgttccctgggcagcctgtcttGTCTTTATTCtacctcttttcctttcctctttccagcaTTCCTGCTTCTCACTGCTTGATCCACGAGGGATGCATGGTGGAGCTGCAAGTCCTGGttcagcagcaggacagagatgaaTACCAGTAAGTTCCTCAAAGTGGAAACAAAGGTTTGTTGTACAGGTTTGAATGTTTGGAATTGTTTGATGGTGGCTGGCTTGCCAATTTCCTTCTAGAAAAAGGCTCATCCAGCCTTGAGGCCTTCACTTAGCGTGTTTCAAAATGTTTGCTACTTTTATTAACAATTGTATTCGATGGTATAAACCTAAGTGATCAGataatgtttgtttttaacagaattGAACAGGGCTCTGTGGCTGGGTTCATCCAAGACTCACGTTGGTTGCACTGAATTCACCAATATTAATTCTGATAAAGTTCTTGCAGCAGTCCTGGTTGActgccagtttaaaaaaagaccACATCCAAAGTTTTTGTGTTCCTGCGGTGCTTTAAAGATGAGGTGGCCTGTGCAGTGGAACTAAAAGAATAGGTGTTTCTTTACACCTTGAAATCATAGGATGCTTCTGAGGCTTTGAACATAGGCAATATTTTTGCCTgagcagttatttttttttattgctaaaattaaaaaacaaataacccAAAACCCTAGGAACCTTTATCCAGAGaatgatgcttttttaaaaagctttgttgCCAATGTTCATGGCCTTTGGCTATGCAGGAGTCTGGATGTAAAGTGCAGATCAAGAGAACTTGTCTGTGATGTTTTTGGTGCAAAGTACTTTTTAAAGAACACTTAGAGTTCCCTTACTGGCTCCTGCAGTTCAAATCTTGTTTTATTCTTTGGTAGGTTGTTTTCCCGATGCCTTAAAAGTAAGTTGAATGGGAAGAAATGGTGTGCAAGCATCCCATGGCAGGTATGAACGTTTCATTTGTATTATAGCGTCAGCTTATTCCAGCATGACTTTTCATTCTGTGTACTGTCATCATCTCTGAGACTATATAGTGGGAGAATTTGTATTTTCTAGCTGAAAAGCATATCAGCCTGCTGTCCTCCAGATGAGACTTCTCTTACTCCTAAATTGTGTGAAGTAATCGCTGTTCTCCAGTCCTAAAAGAAACTTGGGTTTGATCTCTGGCCATCCTCTTCTCTTGAGGATGATGTTGTTGGGATTTGATTACCAAAAAACATGGGAatggcaaagaaaacagaaaaccagcagatttgttttgttttccttgtaaaaTGTTTATCCTGATCCTGTTAAAATGATAGGAAAGAGGGTGTTCGTAGAGAATGAAGTCTTGCTTGAGATGATTAAATTGTGTGCATAGTTAGCAAGCTTTAACAATTTGTACGTTAGCACTTGCTCACTTGTATATATTGCAGGACCCCAAAGCTACCAAAGTGTCAAAAACCTTGGAATCACAGCCCAAGACAGCACCTCTCTTTAATCCCAGCGGCCAAAGAAATCCGTTCAAAGTGATAGACAAGAATTGTGAACCATCATCCTGGAAACAAATTGAGCAAGGCAATGGAgaggaaagtaaagcaaaaggagtaaaagcagagaaagaggacATGCTGGTgtcacataaagaaaagaaatcaaccTCTGATTCCTCCATAGAGAAAGAACCTCTAGAAGGGCTGAAAACTAAAGAGAAGCAGTCCACAGGAAATAGGAGTGATCCAGAACTAAAAGAAAGCACAGTGTCTGAATCTAAACTTGGTCTTTCTGAGACTTGGGgagggaaaaacagcaaaaagaaagagaaatatggTGGCGGTGGCAGGGAATCCAAGAAGTCTTCTGAGTGTGTGGAGGAAGAGCCAGGCGGGAGATCAAAGCTCTTTCCCCTAAGTCTTGGAAAGCAAAGTACAAGTACTAAGCCTCCAGAGGAGGAACAGCTCGGAGAGAAAAGCTTAAAAAGCTGTGGGGGTAAAGAAACCAGAGAGAAAGAATACATTGGTGGGAAGAATGGAGAAAAGAAATCGATGTCCAAAGAAGGTGTGATTTCCCCAGCAGTACCACAATCGGCGTTGCAACATACTGCCCtgaagggaggagcagagccagtgCCGCCCAAGACACAAATCAGACCAGGGCTGGGACAGCCTGCTGATGAAGTCTCTGGCAGTGACACTGATGAAGTAGGATTTGTTTATTCCTCATcaggtaaaagtaaacctgagaAATCAGTTGAGGGTTTGCAGTCAAGAGAGATTCCTTCAGGAAAATCAGGGAAGAGTATGGAGGGGACATCtttgccaggagctgcagcatcaCATCACATGGAAGGACCCCAGGACCCTAAAGCTCTTCACAACCATCTTGTAGTCCAGCTGAAACAGAAGAAGGTCATTTATTGTAcctattattccttttttttggttCTATGTTCAGGGTGACTTCCCTTACTCGTGACAGGCATCCGAATATGGTATCCCCTCACAGCAGAAACTCAAAATATTTGGATAGTTTAGGGAGATGGGGCAAGGGAGGGAATTCAGCCTAGGTACAGGCTAGTTGTTTTAAGCCACACAGGAGATAATTACTCCTAAGGTAACACAACCTTCTGCATTTGGGGGTGCTCAGTTTTGACCTGCCTGAGGTTGTGTCTGTCTTTTACCCAGAAAGTCATTTGCATAAGATGGAACAGTGCACAGCCAGCTTAACCTTTTTAAATAATGTGGCTGTTTCCGGTGGTCTCTCTTGGCCTTGTGGAATAAGAATGATCTGGTCATGAAAGGTCACACTAAGAGGAAATAAACTACctgtctgtgtgctttttttaataattgccAATAATTATGTTTCATAGTTTTTATTATAAAAACCCCTGTTTGCCTAGAGCTCAGAACAGAACCTCAAAATAAACAGTCAGAACTGTCATTCCTGCTAGTATAGAAAGAAATGTACAAGTAGATTGAACTTTCGGTGCTTTGAGAGATGTTAAGATTTTCAAAGTCACTTGACTACCTGTTCATCCTGTTTCATAAAAGGGGGAGGCCCTGCATGCTTCCATGTCTTCTAAAGAACACTAATGGTTAGTTTATTTTCTGCTAAAAGACTATTTAATCACACTGAATGGCACTTAAATGCTTTTGGAGATTGTAGAACAGTATCAAAATACAAATTACTATGTCATTAGATTAGTGTTTTTAAACTTCTGAGTTAATTGTTCTCTCCTGGCAGAGAGCTTGTGtcctgggataaagttaattttcttcccagtagctggtctagtgctgtgttttggatttggtatgagaataatgttgataacacactgatgttttagttgttgctaagtagtgtttagactagtcaaggacttttcagcttcccatgctctgccaggtgcacaagaagctgggagggcgcacagccaggacagctgaccccaactggccaaaggcatattccataccatataatgtcatgctcagtatataaactggggggagttggctggggggcagcaatcgctgcttggggatgggctgggcaccagtcagtgggtggtgagtgGTTACATCacttgtcttgggttttttttttgttggtggtggttttttgtttgttttgttttttttttccccctgggttttgttcctccctccctccctccctctctctccttcttttacttctcattacaatttattattataatattttatttcaagtattaaactgttcttatctcaaaccacgaattttcttttgctcttcaaattctctcccccatcccactggggcggggtggggggatggtgagcgagcggctgtgtggtgctttgtTGCTGAATGGGGTTAAACATGACAGCTTGGTAAGCGCTCTCaggttttgcattcttttttgttttgcagagtACATTGGCTACAGTGAACATTCAGCTGCTGCCAGATAAAGGGGAACGGTTATTAAAGCAAGTGCAGGATTTGGAAGCTGCACTCAGTGCTCTTAACATTTCGCCAGCAGACACTACTGAAAAAGGTAGGGCTAAATTTTTTTGCCCCAGAACTTTACAAAACAGTTTGTCTTACTATAGTTGTTAATATTGAGGAAAAATGGCATAAACTTCTATATGGCATGTGACCTATATAAAGTTTGTCTGTTGAGATTCACTGAAGATGAAAAGTGTTAGTTGCAAAGTGTGTGTCTGGGAGAGGATGAATGGAACAACTCAGCGTTTCTTCTGAAGTGTGGTGGCTTCCCAAGAGAGTTTCCTCCCATGGTTAGGACCCAGGGCTAGTTCTGTGTCCAGCTTTGGCTACATGACTGAGGCAGGTATGCCTCTGAGAACTTGCTAGTGAAGTGTTAACTTCCTCTTTGTTGCAGTATGGAACCATGCTGCTTATGCATGTTTTGGCTGCTGTGTCTGAATGTTTAAGTTACCAAATGCAAGATAAGCAGCTTCCAGTGTGCCATTCCTGTAAAGTCCATTAACTAGTACTAATCACCTGTGGAAGAGAGGCATTCTGTTGAGTTACCTGTACGATCACCTCAACAGGAGAGTTATTTAGTGATCATAATATCAATTGTGTTGATTAAAAGATCCAGCTTGACAACTCTAGAAACCGAGGATCTCTAGCAAAGAAACTCACAGGCCACCACACAACAAGCAGTCCCAATGTCTTATACCATATCTGGTTTTAAGCAAGACAGACCTTTCCAGGAAAGATAGAAAAGCTCAGAGTTTTTGGCCCATTCGTTCTTGGATGTTTTGATAGTTTTTGTGACCAAAACATTGACAAGAAAGATGTCTTTAAAAGGAATAAATCCTCTGGGAACAGTGTGCAGAATTGACCTCGTGTTTGCACTAATCTGATCACACTTGCAAAGTTCACTGTGTTGGTATAAACCACACCTTGAGGCTTGAGCTGAACTGCATTGCCTGTCACGTAGGAGCAGGCTAAGAGCATGCATGTTAGTAGTTGCAGTGGCTCAGCTGATACGGTAACCTGCTACCCTGCCGTTAAATCCGTGTGTCCACTTAATAATATTTTGCAAGCAGACCATTGGGCAAAACAAAGACCCTTCTCTGGGCTGTAACGCAAGGCTCTGGGGTCCATTGTGCAGCCTTTTCAACCTGCAATTCCTTTCTTCTTAAGGGGAGAATAGTGCAAGCAGTGGCTGTCGTGAGGAATCTTTGCCTAACCCATTTGGCAGGCCAGGCGGTACAAAGTTGATAACGCCACTACCGCTCCAGGATCCTACAGCAGGGACCTCTTCAGGCTCACACAGTCACCCCTCGGCTGCTGCTACTTTGGATTCCAGTGAATATTGTGGCCATGGTTTTGGAAGTAAGTATGGAAAGACCTTATTTTCATTAAAGAGAACACTGGTGAGGACTAGTTTTGAAAGAATCCTGCAACTTGTTGGATATATGCGAGAGTACTAAACCTTTTTTGGTACTGTGAACTGCGTACTGCCCCTCGGGCATCTGTAGCCACTGAGATCAATCTCTGAGATGAAAGATCTGCTTGGGAGAGTTAGCTTTGTAAACACTCCTCATGCATAATACTGTATCTTTCCAGTGAACTCTGGTGTGCAGAGTCTATATGGAGGAAGAATGACAGAAGACCGAATCAGGGCTGTACACAGTGCCACAAGTGATGCTATTAATCATCTTCACAAATCTCTGGAATCCTGTCCAACAGAGCAGACAGTAGCTGAAGATCCCTCTGGATTGAAGGTGAGTTGGCAAGGATGGAGGATGTTGTGCTGCTGAGCTTAGAGGTTTACTGTTACCTCCATCACGAAGCGTAACATCAGGGTGATATGCTAGAGCATCCTGTCCTTTCGCATTTTACTTTGCAGTTTTCAACCTGCTGGAAAGAGATGCTCTAATTACTTCTAACCTATGAGAGTTGCTTCAGATTGGCAATACTGATGTTCTACCCTCCTCCTGTGGTGTCTTCAGAAAATTTAGCACTTGCACGAAGTAGTAGTACCTAAGACAAAGCAACCAACTCACCACCATTTGTTTGTATACgtctggcagagcagaggcaggtctAGTGAGAACCTTATTATTAC
This genomic interval from Calonectris borealis chromosome 1, bCalBor7.hap1.2, whole genome shotgun sequence contains the following:
- the TTF2 gene encoding transcription termination factor 2 isoform X3, with translation MEAVSCAEHGSLCFLKTGVRDGPNKGKSFYVCGAQGPAACGFVLPAPIPASHCLIHEGCMVELQVLVQQQDRDEYQLFSRCLKSKLNGKKWCASIPWQDPKATKVSKTLESQPKTAPLFNPSGQRNPFKVIDKNCEPSSWKQIEQGNGEESKAKGVKAEKEDMLVSHKEKKSTSDSSIEKEPLEGLKTKEKQSTGNRSDPELKESTVSESKLGLSETWGGKNSKKKEKYGGGGRESKKSSECVEEEPGGRSKLFPLSLGKQSTSTKPPEEEQLGEKSLKSCGGKETREKEYIGGKNGEKKSMSKEGVISPAVPQSALQHTALKGGAEPVPPKTQIRPGLGQPADEVSGSDTDEVGFVYSSSGKSKPEKSVEGLQSREIPSGKSGKSMEGTSLPGAAASHHMEGPQDPKALHNHLVVQLKQKKSTLATVNIQLLPDKGERLLKQVQDLEAALSALNISPADTTEKGENSASSGCREESLPNPFGRPGGTKLITPLPLQDPTAGTSSGSHSHPSAAATLDSSEYCGHGFGMNSGVQSLYGGRMTEDRIRAVHSATSDAINHLHKSLESCPTEQTVAEDPSGLKVPLLPHQKQALAWLLWRESQRPCGGILADDMGLGKTLTMIALILAQKQLKTEKRKEKLEIWLSKNDSLNMMLLSQPTAFSPRRFPQVKRRRKSLLRTMMWGLIFFQSGSSPCSPLLRVAWARVILDEAHNIKNPKVQTSIAVCKLRASARWAVTGTPIQNNLLDMYSLLRFLRCSPFDEYEVWKYQVDNNTKKGGERLSLLTRSLLLRRTKDQLDSTGKPLVSLPQRRMQLHQLKLSAEEQSVYNVLFARSRSTLQSYLKRQEQKNEGREYAGGNPFEKAAQEFGLSQKEFLAGSQSASQVSSTVHVLSMLLRLRQCCCHLSLLKVALDQVNLKSEGLSLSIEEQISALTLSELQTPDSKSTVYLNGTAFKTDIFEITRESTKIAHLLAELKTIQSHSEFQKSVIVSQWTSMLKVVALHLQRLGLKYATVDGSVNPKQRMDVVEEFNNNPKGPQVMLVSLLAGGVGLNLTGGNHLFLLDIHWNPAVEDQACDRIYRVGQQKDVVIHRFVCEGTVEEKIVQLQRRKKVLAQQVLSGKGEAFTKLTLADLKILFGI
- the TTF2 gene encoding transcription termination factor 2 isoform X4; translation: MEAVSCAEHGSLCFLKTGVRDGPNKGKSFYVCGAQGPAACGFVLPAPIPASHCLIHEGCMVELQVLVQQQDRDEYQLFSRCLKSKLNGKKWCASIPWQDPKATKVSKTLESQPKTAPLFNPSGQRNPFKVIDKNCEPSSWKQIEQGNGEESKAKGVKAEKEDMLVSHKEKKSTSDSSIEKEPLEGLKTKEKQSTGNRSDPELKESTVSESKLGLSETWGGKNSKKKEKYGGGGRESKKSSECVEEEPGGRSKLFPLSLGKQSTSTKPPEEEQLGEKSLKSCGGKETREKEYIGGKNGEKKSMSKEGVISPAVPQSALQHTALKGGAEPVPPKTQIRPGLGQPADEVSGSDTDEVGFVYSSSGKSKPEKSVEGLQSREIPSGKSGKSMEGTSLPGAAASHHMEGPQDPKALHNHLVVQLKQKKSTLATVNIQLLPDKGERLLKQVQDLEAALSALNISPADTTEKGENSASSGCREESLPNPFGRPGGTKLITPLPLQDPTAGTSSGSHSHPSAAATLDSSEYCGHGFGMNSGVQSLYGGRMTEDRIRAVHSATSDAINHLHKSLESCPTEQTVAEDPSGLKVPLLPHQKQALAWLLWRESQRPCGGILADDMGLGKTLTMIALILAQKQLKTEKRKEKLEIWLSKNDSTVIPSHSTLIICPASLIHHWKKEIDRHVGCGKLRVYLYHGPNRDKHVEALSEYDVVVTTYSLLSKEVPTSKEEAKVPAEDHDVGSGSSPCSPLLRVAWARVILDEAHNIKNPKVQTSIAVCKLRASARWAVTGTPIQNNLLDMYSLLRFLRCSPFDEYEVWKYQVDNNTKKGGERLSLLTRSLLLRRTKDQLDSTGKPLVSLPQRRMQLHQLKLSAEEQSVYNVLFARSRSTLQSYLKRQEQKNEGREYAGGNPFEKAAQEFGLSQKEFLAGSQSASQVSSTVHVLSMLLRLRQCCCHLSLLKVALDQVNLKSEGLSLSIEEQISALTLSELQTPDSKSTVYLNGTAFKTDIFEITRESTKIAHLLAELKTIQSHSEFQKSVIVSQWTSMLKVVALHLQRLGLKYATVDGSVNPKQRMDVVEEFNNNPKGPQVMLVSLLAGGVGLNLTGGNHLFLLDIHW